Proteins encoded by one window of Thunnus thynnus chromosome 3, fThuThy2.1, whole genome shotgun sequence:
- the LOC137179792 gene encoding ATP-dependent RNA helicase DHX15-like encodes MSKRHRLDLGDDYSSSKKRSEGRDRDRDRDREDRSRDRDRDRDRDRDRDRDRDPKPSSVPSNSTPVVSGLPPLKQMAVQQQINPFTNLPHTPRFYEILKKRLQLPVWEYKESFNDIITRQQSFVLVGETGSGKTTQIPQWCVDMVRGLPGPKRAVACTQPRRVAAMSVAQRVADEMDVMLGQEVGYSIRFEDCSSAKTILKYMTDGMLLREAMNDPLLERYGVIILDEAHERTLATDILMGVLKEVVRQRPDLKVIVMSATLDAGKFQVYFDNCPLLTIPGRTHPVEIFYTPEPERDYLEAAIRTVIQIHMCEEDEGDCLLFLTGQEEIDEACKRIKREVDDLGPEVGDIKIIPLYSTLPPQQQQRIFEPPPPRKPNGAIGRKVVVSTNIAETSLTIDGVVFVIDPGFAKQKVYNPRIRVESLLVTAISKASAQQRAGRAGRTRPGKCFRLYTEKAYKTEMQDNTYPEILRSNLGSVVLQLKKLGIDDLVHFDFMDPPAPETLMRALELLNYLAALNDDGDLTELGSMMAEFPLDPQLAKMVIASCEFNCSNEILSITAMLSVPQCFVRPTEAKKAADESKMRFAHIDGDHLTLLNVYHAFKQNHESNQWCYDNFVNYRSLMSADNVRQQLSRIMDRFNLPRRSTEFTSRDYYINIRRALCTGFFMQVAHLERTGHYLTVKDNQVVQLHPSTVLDHKPEWVLYNEFVLTTKNYIRTCTDIKPEWLVKIAPQYYEMSNFPQCEAKRQLERIIAKLESKEYSQY; translated from the exons ATGTCCAAAAGACATCGTCTGGATTTGGGTGATGACTACTCCTCCAGTAAGAAGAGATCTGAGGG GAGAGACAGGGACCGTGACAGAGACCGCGAGGATCGCTCCAGGGACAGGGACCGAGATCGGGATCGGGACAGGGACAGAGACCGGGACAGAGACCCGAAGCCATCTAGTGTGCCATCTAACAGCACACCAGTTGTGTCAGGCTTACCACCCCTCAAGCAGATGGCCGTGCAGCAGCAGATCAATCCATTCACCAACCTGCCGCACACACCGCGCTTCTACGAGATCCTGAAGAAGAGGTTACAGCTACCAGTGTGGGAGTACAAGGAAAGCTTCAATGATATCATCACGCGTCAACAGAGCTTTGTCCTCGTTGGAGAGACTGGCTCTGGGAAGACAACACAG ATCCCACAGTGGTGTGTGGACATGGTTAGGGGCTTGCCTGGTCCTAAGCGGGCAGTGGCCTGTACTCAGCCCAGGAGAGTGGCAGCCATGAGTGTGGCTCAAAGAGTGGCAGATGAGATGGACGTCATGCTTGGACAGGAAGTCGGCTACTCCATCAGATTTGAGGACTGTAGCTCTGCCAAGACTATACTGAA GTACATGACAGACGGTATGTTGCTAAGAGAGGCGATGAATGACCCGCTGCTGGAGCGATATGGTGTGATTATTCTGGACGAGGCCCACGAGCGAACTCTGGCCACAGACATCCTGATGGGAGTACTGAAGGAGGTGGTGCGACAAAGACCAGATCTGAAG GTGATCGTCATGAGTGCCACGCTAGATGCTGGGAAGTTCCAGGTGTACTTCGACAACTGTCCTCTGCTAACTATTCCTGGTCGTACACACCCTGTGGAGATCTTCTACACCCCTGAGCCAGAGCGAGACTACCTTGAGGCAGCGATCCGCACTGTCATCCAGATTCATATGTGTGAGGAAGATGAAGGTGACTGCCTTCTCTTTCTCACTGGTCAAGAG GAAATTGACGAGGCCTGCAAACGGATCAAGCGTGAGGTTGATGACCTTGGACCTGAAGTTGGAGACATTAAAATCATTCCACTGTATTCCACATTGccaccacagcagcagcaaaggaTCTTTGAGCCTCCTCCTCCAAGGAAGCCCAATGGTGCAATAGGAAGAAAG GTTGTCGTGTCGACAAACATTGCTGAGACTTCTCTGACAATTGATGGTGTGGTGTTTGTCATCGATCCTGGATTTGCCAAACAAAAG GTGTACAATCCTCGTATCAGAGTTGAGTCGTTGCTCGTCACAGCCATCAGTAAAGCTTCTGCCCAGCAGAGGGCGGGACGAGCTGGCAGAACACGTCCAGGGAAATGTTTCCGTCTCTACACAGAAAAGGCCTACAAAACAGAGATGCAG GATAACACATACCCTGAGATTCTGCGGTCCAACTTGGGATCTGTTGTGCTACAGTTGAAAAAGCTTGGTATTGATGACCTTGTGCACTTTGACTTCATGGATCCACCAG CTCCTGAGACACTAATGAGAGCCCTCGAGCTGCTGAACTACCTGGCAGCCCTCAATGATGATGGCGACCTGACGGAGCTGGGCTCCATGATGGCAGAATTTCCTTTGGACCCCCAGCTGGCGAAGATGGTTATTGCTAGCTGCGAGTTCAACTGCTCTAACGAGATCCTTTCCATTACTGCCATGCTGTCAG TCCCACAGTGTTTTGTCCGCCCCACGGAGGCTAAGAAGGCAGCAGACGAGTCCAAGATGAGGTTTGCTCACATCGACGGAGACCACTTGACGCTGCTCAACGTCTACCACGCCTTCAAACAAA ACCACGAGTCTAACCAGTGGTGCTATGACAACTTTGTCAACTACCGTTCACTGATGTCTGCTGACAACGTGCGGCAGCAGCTGTCCAGGATCATGGACCGCTTCAACCTGCCCCGCCGAAGCACAGAGTTTACCAGCAGAGATTACTACATCAACATCCGCAGAGCGCTCTGCACCGGCTTCTTcatgcag GTGGCTCACTTGGAGCGCACAGGTCATTACCTCACAGTCAAAGACAACCAAGTGGTCCAACTGCACCCGTCTACAGTCCTGGACCACAAGCCCGAATGGGTGCTCTACAATGAATTTGTCCTCACCACCAAGAACTACATACGCACTTGCACAGACATCAAACCAGAGTG GTTGGTGAAGATTGCACCCCAGTACTATGAAATGAGTAACTTCCCACAATGTGAAGCTAAAAGACAGCTGGAGCGAATCATTGCCAAACTAGAGAGCAAGGAGTATTCCCAGTACTGA